GCCGCCCTTATCACCAGGCACAGTCCGCCAAGCCTGCTCTACACGATGTGGCGGGACGAACATCGCTTCGACTTGGTGACCTGAAATGGCAACTGAGCGAGTTTCGCCGCGTCAGCCGCTATGAGCGACTCAAGCCCTCCCTCGAAAAGGTATCAAGATTATGACGGCTCGAAGGCTGCTGAAGCTTTTGGAGTAGTTGGTTGCCACTCAGAGCAACTCCCGGCAAAACCTTGCGGCGCCGCCGGGACTTTACCGCAACGCGCTAGAAGCCGAGCAGCACCCCGCCCGAACTCGCGATGATGCCCGCGAAAATGAGCGCCACCGTGTTGATCACCTTGATGAGCGGGTTGATCGACGGGCCCGCGGTGTCCTTGTAGGGGTCGCCGACCGTGTCGCCGACGACCGCCGCCGCGTGGGCCTCGGAGCCCTTGCCACCGTAGTTGCCGTCCTCGATGTACTTTTTGGCGTTGTCCCAGGCGCCGCCGCCGTTGGCCATCATCAGGGCCATCATCAGGCCCGAGCCGATCACGCCGATGAGCAAGCCGCCGAGCGCCAGCACGCCCCAGAGAAAGCCGACGATGAGGGGCGCGACGACGGCGAGGATGCCCGGCAGGGCCATCTCTCTGAGGGCCGACTTGGTGACGATGTCGACGCAGGTGGCGTAGTCGGGTTTGGCCGTCCCTTCCATGATGCCGGGAATCTCTCTAAACTGCCGCCGCACCTCCTCGATCACGCTGCCCGCCGCCTTGCCGACCGCCTCCATCAGAAAGGCCGAAAAGAGAAAGGGTAGCATCGCGCCGATAAAGAGGCCGACGAGGACGATGGGGTCGTCCAGCCGAAAGGCCCCCTCGCCCAGGTCGAGGCGGTGGGTGTAGTCGGCGAAGAGGACCAAGGCCGCTAAAGCCGCCGAGCCGATGGCGTAGCCCTTGGTGACGGCCTTGGTGGTGTTGCCGACGGCGTCTAACGCGTCGGTGTTGCGGCGCACCTCGGGCGGCAGGTCGCTCATCTCGGCGATGCCCCCGGCGTTGTCGGTGATGGGGCCGTAGGTGTCCATCGCCACCACCATGCCGGTCACGCTGAGCATGGCGACGGCGGCGATGGCGATGCCGTAGAGCCCGGCCAGGCTGTAGGAAAAGAAGATCGCCAGGACCAGGATGATCACGGGTACGAAGGTACTCTGCATGCCCACCGCCAGGCCGCTGATGATGTTGGTCGCCGAGCCCGTCACCGAGGCCTTGGCGATGCGCTGCACCGGCGCGTAGCGGGTGCCCGTGTAGTACTCGGTGATAAACATCAAGAGGACGACGACGACCATGCCGACAATGCCAGCGGCGAAGACGTGCAGCCAGGTGGTGCCGGCGGCAAAGGCGCCCACCTCCGCGAAGTTGAAGCCTCCCAGCATCAGGTAGGTCACGATCAAAAAGCCGACGATGCTGATGCCCGCGCTGGCGAAGACGCCCTTGTAGAGCGCCTTCATGATGTTGTCGTCGCTACCCAGCTTGACGAAGGAGACGCCCGCGATGGAGGCGAGAATCGCCACCGCGCCCAAAAAGAGCGGGTAGGTGACGAGCGCGGTCACTTGCGTAACCGTCGGCAGAAGATAGCCCAAAAAGACCGCGCCGATGGCGGTAACGGCGTAGGTCTCGAAGAGGTCGGCGCCCATACCCGCGCAGTCGCCGACATTGTCGCCGACGTTGTCGGCGATAACGGCGGGGTTACGCGGGTCGTCCTCGGGAATGCCCGCCTCGAGCTTGCCGACGAGGTCCGCGCCGACGTCCGCCGCTTTGGTGTAGATGCCGCCGCCGACCCGCGCGAACAGGCTGATCAGGCTGGCACCGAAGGCGAAGCCGATCAGGGGCTCGACCGGGTTGGGCAGGTTGAGGACGGTGTAGAAGAGGAAAAAGAAGCCGGCCACGCCCAGCAGCGCCAGCCCGGCGACGGCCAGACCGGCCACCGCCCCGCCGTTGAAGGCGACGGTAAGCGCGCCGGCCAGGCCCTCTTTGGCGGCCTGCGCCACGCGCACGTTCGAGCGCACCGCGATGCTCATGCCGATGTAGCCGCTGATCGCCGAAAAGAGCGCCCCGACGACAAAGCCTATCGTCGTCCACCACCACAGCGTGCTCTCGGCCCCTGCTTGCATGAACGCCACCAGCGCAAAGAGCAGAGCGATGACCAGCGCGACGACGAAAATCGTCTTGTACTGCCGGTTCATGTAGGCCATCGCCCCCTGCTTGATGGCGTCGGCGATCTCGACCATGCGGACGTCGCCCGTCGGCGCCCTCAAGATCCCCTGCGCCAGAAAGCCGGCGGCCACCAGGGCGACGATACCCGCCAGCGGGGTTAGCACGATCCACATATCCACCATCTCTCCTCCATAGCGTCACCCGGCAGGCGGAATCCGTGATCGCCTGCGGGCTCTCCCCTGGCCCGGCACCCGACTCCATCACCGGGTAGCTGGGCCGGCTTGTTGACAACTTCGCAAAGTCTAACTTAGCAGGGGACCCGATGCCAAGAGATTGTTCACGACCCCCGCCTCGAGCGGAGGAACTTGGTAGAGCCGACGATGTCTCCCCTGTCATCAAGCTCGGGAAGGGGGAGGTCACGCTCCAACAGCCTTTCGGCCTGTCTCGGATAGAGCCAGAGGAAAGCTTGGCGGCTCATGGCCTCGTCACTCAGCCGCGGCGCATCGTAGAGCCCCGCCTCGCGCCGCTGCCGCTGCGCTTCGAAGAGGATCACCGCCGTCGCCACCGAAACGTTCAAGGACTGCACCATGCCCAGCATGGGAATGACGATGTGCTTGTCGGCAACGCTCGCCGCGCGCGGTGAGACGCCGAACTTCTCGTTGCCGACGAGCACGCAGGTCGGCCTGGTGTAGTCCGCGTCGCGGTAGTCGATAGCGTCTTCACAGAAGTGCGCGGCCAGGAGTTGCATGCCCTGAGCACGCACAAGGTCCCAGGCCACGTCCAAGCTGGGATGCACCACCAGCTCGACCCACTTGTCGGCGCTGGCGCTCGTCTCGCTGTAGGTCGGCACCCCGCCCGTGGGGTTGACGGCGTGGACGACGCCGCTGCCGACCGCGTCACAGCTTCTTATGATGGCGGAGAGGTTGTGCGGCTTGTGGACGTTCTCAACCAGAACGCTCAGGTCGGGCTGGCGGCGGCGCAGGACGCGCATGATCTTCAAGTAGCGCTCTAGGGTCACGGCCTCAGCATACGGCCTCAGCATACGGTAGCGGCGGCCGAATAGAATCAGCAGCGAAGCATGGTCACGGCTCGTCCAGGGGCTTGCCACAGTGAGGGCAGCGCTCCCCCTCGGGCCGCAGCTCCTGCATGAACCTGGCTCCCAGAATGCTCGTCGGCAGGGCGATAAAGGCGATGCCCAGGATCTGCACCGCGGCGCCCAGGAGCCTGCCCGGCACGGTCACCGGATAGATATCGCCGTAGCCTACCGTGGTCAGGGTGGAAATGCCCCACCACAGCGCCGCCGGGATGCTGCTGAAGGCTTCGGGCTGCGCCGCGTTCTCAAAAAAGTACATCAGGCTCGAGAACTTCTTAGACGCGCCGCCTGAGCCTTTCAAGCACGGCTTACTTGCTGCGCTCGACGGTGAGGACGACCTTGAGGTTGCCCTTGCGCGTCTCGCCCGCCACGCTCGAGACGGTGAAGCGCCCTAGGCCCTCGGCGTAGATCTCGTCGCCCTCGGCCGCCGCGGTGGCCTTGCCGGCGGGCTTGCCGTTGACGCGCACCTTGCCGCCCAGGACCCCTTTGCTGAAGTAGGCCCTCGACACCTTGAAGGCCTTGGCGCCGAGCGCGTCGACGCGCAAGGAGGGCACGATGACGTGCACCTTGCCGCCGCCCTTGCCCGCGTAGCGCGCCAATTCCATCTCCCGAGGCGCGACCTGCGCCGGCCCCAGCCGCGCGGAGAGCGCCGCAGGCAGTTCGGAGGCCAAGACGATGACGCTGAGGCCGTCCTGGTGGCGCACGACGTCGCCGCTGCTCGCCGCCGCCAGCCCCGCCCGGCGCAGGGCCGCGCGCAGCTCGTCCTCGCCCGAGACGCCGGGATAGTACACCGCGGCGAGCGGCGTGTCGGCGCGGGGGATGTGGGCCGGATAGGCGGTCAGCACCCGTCGCTTGGCGCCGCCATAGCCGCCGTCCAGGGTGACGCCCAGACCCCTTGCGCGGAGGTCGGCGGCGGCCCGCGCCGCCTCGTCGGGCTCCAGAAAGCCGCTGTGGGCGACGCGGCCGCCGAGCGCCGCAGTCGCCAGCTCGGCAAGCGCAAACGTCTCGGCCACTAGTCCGCGTGGACGTCGACCACGTCCACACCCGCCTCTCGAAGGCGCCCCGGAAAGTCGCTCGAGCCGTCGCCGACGACGCGCAGAACGAGGCGGCGGTGCCGGCCCTGTTCGACGCCCGAGGTCACCGCCGCGACGATATTAGACGGTGCGGCGACGTTGGTGACCCGTGACAGCACGCCGGGCTCGTCGGGCAGGTCGACCGTCACCCGCACCCCGCCCTCGCGCAGGCCCAGCACCGTCACAAAGGCACGGAGCAGGTCCGAGATGGTGATGATGCCGACCAGCCGCCGCTTCTCGACCACCGGCAGGCCGGAGATCTTGTGCTCCTCCATGAGCAGGGCGGCGCGCTCGACCGGGTCCGCCGGGGCAAGCGTGATGACGCTGCCCGTCATCACGTCCCTGACCGCCAGCTTGGTCAGCAGATAGTTGAGCTCATAGACCGAGAGGGTGGTGGCCTTGGAGGGGGTGGCGTCCTTGAGGTCCTTGTCGGTGACGATGCCGATGAGCTTGTCACCGTCGACGACCGGCAGGCGGCGGAAGCCGCCGCTCTTCAAGAGCTGCATCGCCTCCATCACCGGGGTCTTGGGGCTGACGGTCTTGGGGTTGGGGCTCATCCACTCGCTGACTAGCATGGTTACCTCCAGATGGGTCGCTCGGATGGGTCGCTCGGATGGGTCGCTCAGGCAGGTCTCCCTAGAGCCTAACCGAAACGTTTGCAGGGCGTCGAGAGCTGGGGTCTTCTGGCTTTTTGGCGGGACCTGGGTCAGAATGGAAGGGTGAAAAAGATCGTCATCCTGGGTTCGACGGGAAGCATCGGCAGGCAGACGCTCTCGGTGGCGCGCTGGCGCGGTTACGAGGTGGTGGGCCTGGCGGCGGGCAGGAACGCCAGGCTGCTGCTCGAGCAGGCGCGCGAGTTCAACCCCCGAGTCGTCGCCTGCCACAAAGAGGTCCGCGCCGAGCTCGAGCCCCACCTGCCGCTTGGCACGCGACTCGTCAGCGGCGAAGAGGGCGCCTGCGAGGTCGCCCGCCTCCCTTGCGAGGCGGTGGTGGCGGCCATCTCCGGCTTTGCCGGCCTGGCGCCGACGGTCGCGGCGCTCACGGAGGGCCGGCAGGTCGCGCTCGCCAACAAGGAGGCGATGGTCGCGGCGGGGCCGCTCGTCTGGGAGGTGGCGCGCTCACACGGCGCTCGCATCATCCCGGTGGACTCCGAGCACTCGGCGCTCTTCCAGTGTCTCGTCGGCGAGCCCGCAGGCGCCGTCGACAGGCTCGTCCTCACCGCCTCGGGCGGACCTTTCAGGCTGGCACCCGACGACCTCAGCCGGGTCACGCCGCAACAGGCGCTCGAGCATCCCACCTGGGCGATGGGCCCAAAGGTCAGCGTCGACTCGGCGACGCTCTTCAACAAGGGGCTCGAGGTCCTTGAGGCGCACTTCCTCTTCGAGACGCCGCTGGACAAGATCGAAGTGGTCATCCACCCGCAGTCCTTGATCCACGGCCTGGTGCGCTTCAAGGACGGCAACCTCAAGGCGCAGCTAGGCCCCCACGACATGCGCCTGCCCATCCAGTACGGCGTCGAATACCCCGAGCGGCCCCAGGTGCCGCTCGAGCCCCTGCCGCTCAGCGGCCTCTGGGAGCTCCATCCGCCGGACCTCTCGCGCTTTCCCGCGCTCGAGTTGGCCTACGAGGCGGGGCGGCGGGGCGGGCTCGCGCCGGCAGCTCTCAATGCCGCCGACGAGGTGGCCGTGGAGGCGTTTCTGGCGGGCAGGATCGGCTTTATGGACATCGCGCGGGTGCTGGGGGAGGTGCTCGAGGCGACCGCGCCCGGCGACCTCAGCTGGGAGAACCTCGCCGAAATCGACCGGGAAGCGCGGGCGCAGGCGGCCGCCCTTAGCGGAGCCGGCCTTAGCGGACGAACATAGCGGGGTTCGCTATGTTGTGGAGGGCTGCTCAGGTTCTAAACTAGCGTATGTTTCGCAACGCCTACCGCCTGCCCTTCCGTCTGCTCGGCATCCCCATCAGGCTCGACCTGACCTTTTTGCTGGTCCTGCCGCTCTTCGTCTGGCTCATCGGCTCGCAGCTCGGCGTCTTCGTCGCGCTGCTCAACCTGCCTATCGACGCCGCGGCGCTCAGCCAGGGCAGCACGCCCTTCGTGCTCGGCTTCGTCGCGGCGCTCGGCCTCTTCAGCTCGGTGCTCGTCCACGAGCTCGGCCACTCGGTGGTGGCGCGGCGCTACGGGGTCGAGGTCAAGGACATCACCCTGTGGCTCCTGGGCGGCATGGCCCAGTTCGCGGAGATGCCCCGCCAGAAGGGCGCCGAGGCCGTCGTCGCGGTGGCCGGGCCGATCACCAGCATCCTCTTGGCCGGGGTCTTCTGGCTCGTCCTACAGGCCTTGCCGGCCGGTGCCGACGCGGCCATCTTCGTGGTGGCCTATCTCGCTTACATCAACGTGGTCCTGGCGGTCTTCAACCTGATTCCCGCCTTGCCGCTGGACGGCGGGCGCATCCTGCGCTCCTTGCTCGCCTTGCGCTACGGCCAGCTCCAGGCGACGCGCGTCTCCGCGGGCATCAGCAAGTTCTTCGCCTTGCTCTTGGGCCTCGTCGGCCTCTTCTCCTTCAACTTCTTTCTCCTCTTGATCGCCTTTTTCATCTACGTGGCGGTGAGCGGCGAGACGCAGTACGCGGTGGTCACCCAGGTCTTGGAGGGCATCCGGGTGGGCGACCTGATGACCCGCGAGGTGATCGCGGTGTCGCCGGCCATGCCCGCCCAGGAGCTCATCAGCAAGATGCTCCGCGAGCGCCACCTGGGCTACCCGGTCATCGACCACAGCGGCAGGCTGGTGGGCATGGTCGACCTCGAGCACGCCCAGGACGTCAGCCCCGAAACAACCGTGAGCGAGATCATGAAGCGCGAGGTGGAGACGATCAGCCCCGACAAGACGGCCATCGACGCCTTTTCGCTGTTGAGCCGCAACAACTACCGTCGCCTGGTGGTGGCGGACGAGCGGGACGAGATGGTCGGCATCTTGAGCAAGACCGACCTGGTGCGCGTCATCCAGGTGCGGATGGTGGGGCTCAACATGAACGAGGAGCGGGCGGGCGCCTGAGGCGCGCGTAGCCGCGGCTCCCCAGGGGCGGCGCGGGGCGTGCTATGGTGACGGTCAATGCTGACCACCTTAGCCGTCCTGCTGATCATCAACGTCGCCGTCTTCATCCACGAGCTCGCTCACTACCTGAACGCTCGCAGCGTCGGCCTGCCGGTGCGGGCCTTTTCAATCGGCATGGGGCCGATCCTGGCGCGAAGGCTGTGGCGCGGCACCGAATGGCGCCTCTCGCTCTTGCCGATCGGCGGCTATGTCGACCTGCCCGGGCTCGCCGCCGAGCCCGGCGAGAACGGGCAATTGCGCTCGCCCGAGGCCGGCTTCGCCAGGCTCAACCTGCTCCAAAAGCTCTGGGTGCTCGTCGGCGGGGTGGTCGCCAACTTCGTCCTGGCGGTCCTGCTGGTGGCGGCCACCATGACCATGGAGCCCGCCCTCAGGGCCCAGATCGCCGGGGTCAGCGTGCCCACGGCGACGGGCTTAGTCCAGGTCGTGCCGGGCTCGCCCGCTGAGGCGCTGGGCGTCCAGGCCGGCGACGTCATCCTCGAGGTGAACGGCATAGCCGATCCCGATACCGAAACGGTGCAGCGCGAGATCCGCAGCGACGGCCCCCTCCGCTTCACCTTGGCGAGAGACGACCGGGTCGTCCAGCTCGACACGCTGTGGGCACCGGAGCCCGCCGAGGACGGCAGCAGGCCGCTCTTCGGGGTGGCCATCGACGCCGTCCCGCTCGAGCCCATTCCAGGCGTCTCCTACGGCGCCGCGACCCTCGAGGCGACGAGCTTCCTGGTGCGGCTCGTGCCCGAGGCCGTGGGCGGCTTCGGCCGCGCCGTCGCCCAGACCTTTACCGGCCGGCGCAGCGACGAGGTGGCCGGCCCGGTGCGCATCGTCGGCGCGGTGGGCGAGGCGGCGCGCCTCGGCCTGGCGCCGGTGCTCTTCTTGGCGGGCGTCATCAACTTCTCGCTGGCGGTCTTCAACCTCCTGCCGATTCCCGGCCTGGACGGCGGGCGCATGCTGCTCGCCACCGTCATCGCCGTGCGCAGGCGGCCGTTCAAGCCCGGCCAGGAGGAGTTCATCCACTTCATGGGCTTCGTGGCGATCTTCGCCTTCATCATCTTAGTGACCTTCGGCGAGGTGGGCGACCTGCTGACGCGCTAGCGACGCCGTCAAGCAGGCCATAACCAAGCAGGCCATAACCAAGCAGGCCATAAAGTAGACTGCTGTCTGGCTATGGCGCAGCACTGCAGCATTTTGATTCCAGCCTACAACGAGGCCGCCTCGGTGGCGGGCGTCGTCGGCGTGGCCTTGGAGGCAGGTCTCGGTCCGGTGCTGGTGGTCGATGACGGCTCCGCGGACGAGACGGCGGCGGTGGCGCGGGCGGCGGGCGCGGAGGTGCTCAGCCTGGCACCCAACCGCGGCAAGGGCGGCGCGGTCTGCGCCGGCCTGAAGAGACTCGACAGCGAAGTGGTCTTGCTCATCGACGCCGACCTGGTGGGGCTGACCCCGGCTCACCTCCGCCGCCTGGCCTACCCCGTGCTCGCGAGCGAGGCCGACATGACCCGCGGCGTCTTCTCGGGAGGGCGCTGGTCCACGTCCTTGGCGCAGCGCATCGCCCCGCAGCTGAGCGGACAGCGCGCGGTGCGCCGAGCTTTGCTCCTGGGGGTCGCCGACTTGGAGAGCAGCCACTACGGCATCGAGCTCGCCATCACCCGCCACGCCAGGCGCCAGGGCTGGCGCAGCCGCGACGTGGTTCTGGAGAACGTCTCGCAGGTCCTCAAGGAGGAAAAGCGCGGCCTGGTCAGGGGCCTGGTCATCCGCCTCGGCATGTACTACGACGTGCTGCGAATCTGGTTGAAAAGCAGCCTTTCGAGACGCTGAACTCGAGACGCTGAACTCGAGACGCTGGACTCGAGATAGGGCGTCACGCGCTAGACTGTAGGCATGGATATTCTGCTCGAGACCTTCACGGTCGGCCCGCTCCTGGAAAACGCCTACCTGCTCGCTCACCCGCCGAGCAAGACGGCGGTCTTCGTCGATCCCGGCGACGAGGCCGAGAGGCTTATAAGCGCCCTGGAAACGCGCGGGCTCTCGCTCGCGGCCATCTGGCTCAGCCACGCTCACTTCGACCACGTGGGTGCGGTCGCGGCGCTCAAGGAGCGCTATGGCGCGCCCGTCTTCCTCCATCCCGCCGACGACGTCCTGCTCGAGCACGCGAGCGCCTCGGCGGCGCAGTGGGGCATCCCGCTGCGGCAACCGCCCAGGGCGGACCAGACCCTCGAGGACGGGCAGGTGCTCACCTTGGGCGGGCTCGAGGCCCACTGCCTCTTCACCCCCGGTCACGCGCCCGGCCACGTCGCCTTCTACCTGCCCGAGCTGAGCACGGTCCTTGCCGGCGACGCGCTCTTCCAGGGCTCGATCGGCCGCACCGACCTGCCCTTTGGCGACCACGCGCAGCTCATCAGCAGCATTAAGACCAAGCTGCTGACCTTGCCGCCGGAGACCAAGGTGCTGCCCGGCCACGGCCCCGCCACCACCATCGGCGCCGAGGCGAGGAGCAATCCCTTCCTCGGCTGAAGCCGCTAGACCGCGTGAGCGGCAAGCCAGTCGCGGATGAGCGGATACGCCGCCCTGGGCACGCGGTGGCCGCCGCCCGGCTCAAACCAGCTCAGCCGGCTCGTAAAGGCCTCGAGGACGCCCCGAAAGCCGCGCGCCCGCTCGAGCGGATAGGCGGCGTCCTCGGTCATGGCGAGGTGAAGGACCGGCAGCTCGAGGCGCGGCGGCGGCGCTTCTAACCACAAGGACGGCGTCGCCCCGGCCACCGCCACGAGACCCAAGACCCGCTCGGGATGGGTGGCCGCGAAGCGGTAGTTGAGGCTCACGGCCTGCGAAAAGCCAAAGAGGAAGGCGCTCGGCTGAGCGATCAGGCCGTCCTCGTACACCCGCTCGATCACCCCCTCGACGAAGAGGTGATGGTTGCCGACATCCTCCTCGGGCGCTTCGTCGCTCACCCAGCCATAGCCCGTCTCGCGGCTGCCGTCCTGGCGCCAGCGATGGTGCGGGTGCGGCGCCTGCAACGCGGCAAGCGGCCAGTCCTGGCCGATGCGCCGGCCGTAGGCGAGCGAGGCGCGCTTGGACTGGCCGTAGCCGTGCAGGGTGACGAGCAGCGGGCCGCCCAGCCGTTCGGGCAGCGCCAGGTCGTAGCGGTAGGACAGCGGCAGCGTGAAGGCGCGCGCCTGGGTCCTCACGGTCTAGCGGTGATGCCGAGGCTGTAGGCGGTCACGGTGAGGACCTCGCGGGCGGCAGGATGAGAAGCAGGAGCAGGAGCGCCACTGTGGGCAGCACAGCGGGCGATCGTGCCCAACGACCGCTTCAAGCCTCCTCCAGGCGCGACTCGATGGCCCTAGCGTGGGCCTCGAGCCCCTCGGCTCGGGCCATGCGCGCCGCGCCGGGGCCGATCTTCTGAAGCGTCTCGCGGCTTAAGTTGACGAACGGGATGACCTTCTGGAAGTCGCGGAGGTTGACGGCGCTGGCGAAGCGGGCCGTGCCGCCCGTGGGCATGACGTGGCTCGGCCCGGCGCTGTAGTCGCCGAGGGCCTCCATGCTGCTCTCGCCGATAAAGACGCCGCCCGCGTTCTTGACCCGCGGCAGGACCGCCCAGGGGTCGGCTACGAGCAGGCAGAGGTGCTCGGGCGCGTAGAGGTTGGCGAAATCCACGGCCTCCTCGAGCGAGTCGACCAGGGCGGTAAAGCCGCGCTGCTCGAGCGACTCGCGCGCGGCCGCCGCCGTGGCGAGGTCCGCGAGCTGCCGCGCCAACTCCGCCTCCACCCGCGCGACGAGCCCTTCGCTCGTCGTCACCAGGACGGGCTCGGCCTCCAGGTGCTCGGCCTGCGCCAGCAGGTCGGCGGCGACGTGGCGCGCCTCGGCGCTCTCATCGGCCAAGACGAGCGTCTCGGTCGGGCCCGGCAGCGACTCGATGCCGACGCTGCCGTAGACGGCCTTTTTCGCCAGGACCACGTAGCGGTTGCCGGGCCCAACGATCTTGTCGGCGCGTTCGACCGTCGCGGTGCCGTAGGCCAGGGCGGCCACCGCCTGCGCGCCGCCGATGCGCAAGACGGTGTGGAGGCCCAGCAGGCGGCAGGTAACGAGGATCTCCGCGGCGACCGAGCCGTCGCGCCTGGGCGGCGTCACCACCACCAGGTCCTTCACCCCCGCTATCTGCGCCGGCACCGCCAGCATCACAAGCGTGCTGAAGAGCGGCGCCGTTCCGCCGGGGACGTAGAGGGCCACGCGCTCGAGCGGCCTGACCAGTTGCCCCAGCAGCCCGCCACCCGTCTGCACGATGAAGCCCTCCGCGGGCTGGTGCCGGTAGAAGTCGCCCACGCGCGCCGCCGACGCTGCAATGTCCTCACGCAGGTCCCCTGGCACCAGCGCCTCGGCCTCGTCAAAGGCGGCTGCCGGCACCCGGTAGTCGTCCAGGGCAATCCCGTCGAAGCGCTCGGAGTAGTCGCGCACCGCCGCGTCGCCGCGCTCACGCACCGCCGCCAGCACCTCCGCTACCGTCCGGCGCACCGCGCCCTCGTCCTCCCAGCGGCCCCGTCCCCGCAGCTGGTCCCTCACCGCAGTGCTGCCCCGAAACACTCGCATAAGCTCCATCATACCGGCGCGTCCGTTCCCGCCGCAGGTGAATTCCGACACTCGCGCCGAACACCGTGGCATACGGGTATAGTGGCGTATGAGTCACGTCAAGGTCGCGGTGATCGGGGCGGGCATCGTCGGCGCCAGTTGCGCCTACCACTTAGCCCGCCGGGGCGCGGCGGTGACGGTGCTCGAGCGCGCCTCCCTGCCGGCCACCGGCTCGACCGCCAAATCGGCGGCGGGCATCCGCCACCAGTTCAGCCATCCCGAAAACGTGCGCATGTCGCGCTACAGCGCAGGCGAGTTCGAGAGGTTCGAAAGGCTGACCGGGATGAGCGCAGGCTACCGCAAGGTCGGCTACCTCTTCCTCTTGAGCGCAGAGCAGCTGCCCGATTGGCGGGAGCAGGCGGCGATGCAGCGGGGCCTGGGCGCCCGCGTAGACCTTCTGAGCCTGAGGGACCTGGCCGAGCGCTACCCGCTCGTCGCCCGGAGCGGCCTGGCCGGGGCGAGCTTCGGCCCCGACGACGGCGTGGTGGACCCGAATGCCGTCACCTTCGGCTTCTTGCGCGCCGCCCAAGCCCTGGGCGCCGGGCTGCGCCTCGGCGAGGAGGTGCTGGCGCTCGAGCCCGCCCGCGGTCGCTGGCGGCTAACGACGAGCCAGGGAAGGTACCAGGCGGAGGTGATCGTCAACGCCGCCGGCGCCTTTGCGGGCGAGGTCGCGCGAAGGGCCGGCTTCGAGCTGCCCGTCCTGCCCTACCGCCGCAACGTCTACATGACCGGCCCGGCTCAGTACCCCCATCCCAGCCCGCTCATCATCGACCTGACCACCGGCGTGTGGGCGCGCAGCGAGGGCGAACGCTTTATCGTCGGCCTCTCCAACCCGGACGAGGCGCCAAGCGACGCTCAAGCGGTGGACTGGGCGTGGATGGAGCACTGCCTGGGGCTGGCTACAAGCCGCTTTCCCTTTCTCGAGGCCGCCGGTATCGACCGCCGCCGCTCCTGGGCCGGGCTCTACGAGATCACCCCCGATCACCTGCCCGTCCTCGGGCGCATGCCCGGCGCGGCGGGCTTCGTCAACGCCTGCGGCTTTTCCGGTCACGGGGTCCAGCACGCCCCGGCGACCGGGCTGATCGTCGCCGAGGAGGTCGTGGACGGCGCAGTCAGCTCCTTTGACATCGCAGATTTTCGCTTCGAGCGCTTTGCCAGGGCGGCGCGCCCCCTCGAGCGCAACGTCGTTTAACCACTCCTTGGTATAGTCGGCCCATGCAGGTTCC
This portion of the Deinococcota bacterium genome encodes:
- a CDS encoding sodium-translocating pyrophosphatase; the protein is MDMWIVLTPLAGIVALVAAGFLAQGILRAPTGDVRMVEIADAIKQGAMAYMNRQYKTIFVVALVIALLFALVAFMQAGAESTLWWWTTIGFVVGALFSAISGYIGMSIAVRSNVRVAQAAKEGLAGALTVAFNGGAVAGLAVAGLALLGVAGFFFLFYTVLNLPNPVEPLIGFAFGASLISLFARVGGGIYTKAADVGADLVGKLEAGIPEDDPRNPAVIADNVGDNVGDCAGMGADLFETYAVTAIGAVFLGYLLPTVTQVTALVTYPLFLGAVAILASIAGVSFVKLGSDDNIMKALYKGVFASAGISIVGFLIVTYLMLGGFNFAEVGAFAAGTTWLHVFAAGIVGMVVVVLLMFITEYYTGTRYAPVQRIAKASVTGSATNIISGLAVGMQSTFVPVIILVLAIFFSYSLAGLYGIAIAAVAMLSVTGMVVAMDTYGPITDNAGGIAEMSDLPPEVRRNTDALDAVGNTTKAVTKGYAIGSAALAALVLFADYTHRLDLGEGAFRLDDPIVLVGLFIGAMLPFLFSAFLMEAVGKAAGSVIEEVRRQFREIPGIMEGTAKPDYATCVDIVTKSALREMALPGILAVVAPLIVGFLWGVLALGGLLIGVIGSGLMMALMMANGGGAWDNAKKYIEDGNYGGKGSEAHAAAVVGDTVGDPYKDTAGPSINPLIKVINTVALIFAGIIASSGGVLLGF
- the trmH gene encoding tRNA (guanosine(18)-2'-O)-methyltransferase TrmH, whose protein sequence is MTLERYLKIMRVLRRRQPDLSVLVENVHKPHNLSAIIRSCDAVGSGVVHAVNPTGGVPTYSETSASADKWVELVVHPSLDVAWDLVRAQGMQLLAAHFCEDAIDYRDADYTRPTCVLVGNEKFGVSPRAASVADKHIVIPMLGMVQSLNVSVATAVILFEAQRQRREAGLYDAPRLSDEAMSRQAFLWLYPRQAERLLERDLPLPELDDRGDIVGSTKFLRSRRGS
- a CDS encoding RNA-binding protein, which gives rise to MAETFALAELATAALGGRVAHSGFLEPDEAARAAADLRARGLGVTLDGGYGGAKRRVLTAYPAHIPRADTPLAAVYYPGVSGEDELRAALRRAGLAAASSGDVVRHQDGLSVIVLASELPAALSARLGPAQVAPREMELARYAGKGGGKVHVIVPSLRVDALGAKAFKVSRAYFSKGVLGGKVRVNGKPAGKATAAAEGDEIYAEGLGRFTVSSVAGETRKGNLKVVLTVERSK
- a CDS encoding CBS domain-containing protein produces the protein MLVSEWMSPNPKTVSPKTPVMEAMQLLKSGGFRRLPVVDGDKLIGIVTDKDLKDATPSKATTLSVYELNYLLTKLAVRDVMTGSVITLAPADPVERAALLMEEHKISGLPVVEKRRLVGIITISDLLRAFVTVLGLREGGVRVTVDLPDEPGVLSRVTNVAAPSNIVAAVTSGVEQGRHRRLVLRVVGDGSSDFPGRLREAGVDVVDVHAD
- the dxr gene encoding 1-deoxy-D-xylulose-5-phosphate reductoisomerase, which produces MKKIVILGSTGSIGRQTLSVARWRGYEVVGLAAGRNARLLLEQAREFNPRVVACHKEVRAELEPHLPLGTRLVSGEEGACEVARLPCEAVVAAISGFAGLAPTVAALTEGRQVALANKEAMVAAGPLVWEVARSHGARIIPVDSEHSALFQCLVGEPAGAVDRLVLTASGGPFRLAPDDLSRVTPQQALEHPTWAMGPKVSVDSATLFNKGLEVLEAHFLFETPLDKIEVVIHPQSLIHGLVRFKDGNLKAQLGPHDMRLPIQYGVEYPERPQVPLEPLPLSGLWELHPPDLSRFPALELAYEAGRRGGLAPAALNAADEVAVEAFLAGRIGFMDIARVLGEVLEATAPGDLSWENLAEIDREARAQAAALSGAGLSGRT
- a CDS encoding site-2 protease family protein, whose amino-acid sequence is MFRNAYRLPFRLLGIPIRLDLTFLLVLPLFVWLIGSQLGVFVALLNLPIDAAALSQGSTPFVLGFVAALGLFSSVLVHELGHSVVARRYGVEVKDITLWLLGGMAQFAEMPRQKGAEAVVAVAGPITSILLAGVFWLVLQALPAGADAAIFVVAYLAYINVVLAVFNLIPALPLDGGRILRSLLALRYGQLQATRVSAGISKFFALLLGLVGLFSFNFFLLLIAFFIYVAVSGETQYAVVTQVLEGIRVGDLMTREVIAVSPAMPAQELISKMLRERHLGYPVIDHSGRLVGMVDLEHAQDVSPETTVSEIMKREVETISPDKTAIDAFSLLSRNNYRRLVVADERDEMVGILSKTDLVRVIQVRMVGLNMNEERAGA